Genomic segment of Nitrospirota bacterium:
CCCATTCAGTAAGCGGCTCACTCCCGTCAATTACCAGCAGTACCAGTTCAGATGATTCAATTGAATTAAACATCCGCCGGATACCCTCTTCCTCAACAAGGTCTTCGGTATCACGGAGCCCAGCAGTATCGAGAATCCTCAGGGGAAGACCATGAACATTAGCCAGCCCGTCTACTATATCCCTTGTCGTTCCGGGATGAGGGGTTACTATTGCGCGCTCTTCTCCGAGCAGGAGATTTAAAAGACTTGATTTACCTACATTTGTCCTGCCAACAATAGCAGTTATTATACCCTCACGAAACGGCCTCCATCTGTAAAAACCGTCAAGCAGCTTGTCAATTGATTCCATGGATGTGTGTACACTACCTTCAATATCGTGGATGACAACGTCTATATCCTCATCAGGAAAATCTATGAAAGCCTCAAGTGATACAAGCGCCGCTGTTAAATTAATTCGCAACTCATTTATATAGCTTGATAATTTACCCTCAAGTTGCCAGATTGCAGATCTCATCCCTTCTTCAGTCTTGGAATGAATCAGATCAATAACTGCTTCTGCCTGGGCAAGGTCAATGCGGCCGTTTAAAAATGCCCTCTTTGTAAACTCACCGGGTCCGGCCAGTCCGGCCCCTCCTCTGACGAAGACCTCAAGGATTTTACCGGTAATCAATGAACCGCCATGACAACTCACTTCAACTACATCCTCGCAGGTGTAACTATGAGGGGATTTCATAATACTTACGAGGACCTCATCAAGAAGTTCCCCGGATGAAGGGTCTAATATATGACCATAATGAATGCTATGGGTTTTTACATCGCCAAGGGGCTTACCGGACTTCTTACGAAAGACACCGGATGCTATGGTTATAGCATCCTTTCCACTGAGCCTTATAATACTAACCCCGCCTGTCCCAGGGGGGGTAATTATAGCGCAGATCGTATTTTCCTGCCTGATCATTACTCAGGCATTCTATCATAATCTAATAGATAAACAAAAACATCTTATGATTAACAGGATGCAGACACTTGCCTGTTTTTCTGATTTCAACTGATTTGAGGATCCCTATTCTGGGCACAAAGCCAAACTCCTGCCCCTTACCCATGAAATCTTCCCACAATTTACTGTCAAGTATAACAAGTGCATCTATATCGCGGGGTTACGCGTGGCCTTCCAAGTAGTGATACAGCAACACCTCCAATGATTATTGCTCTTGCATTTCTATCCTGCAGCCATTTAGTAAGGTCACACAGTGCCCGGAGCAATGGAGACAACACATCTTCAGACATGATAAGCCATTTTGAGGCGGATCCAACGTCCCCTCACCTCCGATTCCCCTTCCGATAGAACTATCTTCATCAACAGTTGAATTATCTTTCAGGCACAAAACCTTTTCTAAGCACATTTTCACTGATACAGACCGGATGCATAAACTGTAACAGGTATTCCGGGCTGCCTGCCTTTGATCCGACACCCGACATTCCGAATCCCCCGAACGGCTGCCTTCCCACCA
This window contains:
- the mnmE gene encoding tRNA uridine-5-carboxymethylaminomethyl(34) synthesis GTPase MnmE, producing the protein MIRQENTICAIITPPGTGGVSIIRLSGKDAITIASGVFRKKSGKPLGDVKTHSIHYGHILDPSSGELLDEVLVSIMKSPHSYTCEDVVEVSCHGGSLITGKILEVFVRGGAGLAGPGEFTKRAFLNGRIDLAQAEAVIDLIHSKTEEGMRSAIWQLEGKLSSYINELRINLTAALVSLEAFIDFPDEDIDVVIHDIEGSVHTSMESIDKLLDGFYRWRPFREGIITAIVGRTNVGKSSLLNLLLGEERAIVTPHPGTTRDIVDGLANVHGLPLRILDTAGLRDTEDLVEEEGIRRMFNSIESSELVLLVIDGSEPLTEWDEELLARTAGNRRVIIINKIDKGNLVKEGMDRCDAPLAFISIVKGMGIESLRQVIRDTVIGREQKLTGEAVVTNLRHKNALEQSKQELNNFLEALHDNLPLDIQALHLRGSLDLLGEITGVVTTEDILDRVFSKFCIGK